One part of the Halopenitus persicus genome encodes these proteins:
- the aglJ gene encoding S-layer glycoprotein N-glycosyltransferase AglJ, with translation MAVSSDVCVLLPTMDEAATIEDVVAAYRDEGFENVLVVDGGSTDGTRQLAAGAGARVIEQSGEGKGQAVREAVRDHVTAEFVLLADADATYDAADAPAMLEPLRDGRADHVIGNRFADMRPGAMTRLNRIGNRLINRAFARIHGRDYGDILSGYRAFTRDSFESLSLAAEGFGIETEMAVECVKRGVAVEVVPITYRPRPAGSDTNLHPIRDGGIIFLELYRKAKTNNPLFYFGSVGTIAAAGGLLVAIYVLYDWIAHGIGHEILAIVSAAGVLLGVQLLMFGFLADMILTLHREQFGVEPD, from the coding sequence ATGGCTGTATCGTCCGACGTGTGCGTCCTCCTGCCGACGATGGACGAGGCCGCCACGATCGAAGACGTCGTTGCCGCCTACCGCGACGAGGGGTTCGAGAACGTCCTCGTCGTCGACGGGGGCTCGACCGACGGAACGCGGCAGCTCGCCGCCGGGGCGGGCGCTCGGGTGATCGAACAGTCCGGCGAGGGGAAGGGACAGGCCGTTCGTGAGGCGGTCCGGGACCACGTCACCGCCGAGTTCGTGTTGCTCGCGGACGCCGACGCGACCTACGACGCCGCGGACGCGCCGGCGATGCTCGAACCGCTCCGGGACGGGCGAGCCGACCACGTCATCGGGAACCGGTTCGCGGATATGCGCCCCGGCGCGATGACGCGGCTCAACCGGATCGGTAATCGGCTCATAAACAGAGCGTTCGCACGCATCCACGGACGTGACTACGGTGACATCCTCTCCGGCTACCGGGCGTTCACGCGGGACTCGTTCGAATCCCTCTCGCTCGCTGCCGAGGGGTTCGGCATCGAGACCGAGATGGCAGTCGAGTGCGTCAAGCGCGGCGTCGCCGTCGAGGTCGTCCCCATCACGTACCGCCCGCGTCCGGCGGGGTCCGATACCAATCTCCACCCGATCCGCGATGGGGGAATCATCTTCCTGGAGCTGTACCGAAAGGCGAAGACGAACAACCCCCTGTTCTACTTCGGGAGCGTCGGAACGATCGCGGCGGCGGGCGGCCTCCTCGTTGCGATCTACGTGCTCTACGACTGGATCGCTCACGGCATCGGCCACGAGATCCTGGCGATCGTCTCCGCGGCGGGAGTCCTGCTGGGGGTTCAACTGTTGATGTTCGGCTTCCTGGCCGATATGATCCTGACGCTGCACCGGGAGCAGTTCGGCGTCGAGCCGGACTGA
- the purM gene encoding phosphoribosylformylglycinamidine cyclo-ligase: MNEDEASGSNAAVDGGHDGDDAELTYAESGVDIDASEAATAALIGAVGDSEGDYAGLLDIGDRYLALATDGVGTKLLVAEALGDYSTIGIDCIAMNVNDLVAAGVRPVAFVDYLAVEDPDETVSEQVGRGLDRGADRADIELVGGETAVMPEVIRGLDLAGTCAGLARTDAVFDGTAEPGDALVGWASSGIHSNGLTLARTAATRRHEYTDPYPYDGYETIGEALLEPTRIYTDLLDPLREHGVRGAAHVTGGGWTNLERLGEHRYVIEDPYDAQPVFTFVQEEGSVSDEEMHRTFNMGTGFVAAVDADRASALADASGGRVIGHVEEGEAVEIRELKL; encoded by the coding sequence ATGAACGAGGACGAAGCCTCCGGTTCGAACGCCGCCGTTGACGGCGGGCACGACGGAGACGACGCGGAGCTCACCTACGCGGAGTCGGGCGTCGACATCGACGCGAGCGAGGCAGCGACGGCGGCGCTCATCGGCGCGGTCGGCGACTCCGAGGGGGATTACGCCGGACTGCTCGACATCGGTGACCGCTATCTCGCGCTCGCGACGGACGGGGTCGGGACGAAGCTGCTCGTCGCCGAGGCGCTCGGCGACTACTCGACGATCGGCATCGACTGCATCGCGATGAACGTCAACGACCTCGTGGCGGCGGGGGTTCGGCCGGTCGCGTTCGTCGATTATCTCGCGGTTGAGGACCCGGACGAGACCGTCTCGGAACAGGTCGGACGGGGACTCGACCGGGGTGCCGACCGCGCCGACATCGAGCTGGTCGGCGGCGAGACGGCGGTGATGCCCGAGGTGATCCGGGGGCTCGACCTCGCCGGCACGTGTGCCGGCCTCGCTCGGACGGACGCCGTCTTCGACGGAACGGCCGAGCCGGGCGACGCGCTCGTCGGGTGGGCCTCGTCGGGAATCCACTCGAACGGGCTGACGCTCGCCCGAACGGCCGCGACTCGGCGCCACGAGTACACCGATCCGTACCCCTACGACGGCTACGAGACGATCGGCGAGGCGCTGTTGGAGCCGACACGGATCTACACGGACCTCCTCGATCCGCTTCGCGAGCATGGGGTTCGCGGCGCGGCCCACGTGACGGGCGGCGGCTGGACGAACCTCGAGCGGCTCGGCGAGCACCGCTACGTGATCGAGGACCCCTACGACGCCCAGCCGGTCTTCACGTTCGTTCAGGAGGAGGGTTCCGTCTCGGACGAGGAGATGCATCGGACGTTCAATATGGGCACGGGATTCGTCGCCGCCGTCGACGCCGATCGGGCGTCGGCGCTTGCCGACGCGAGCGGTGGACGCGTGATCGGTCACGTCGAGGAAGGCGAAGCGGTCGAGATTCGAGAGTTGAAACTGTAG
- a CDS encoding zinc metalloprotease codes for MSRPHGGRGVRIGGLQFSRTELRDLLVAWIALGVAFAVFFEGGARALSALLSPVGVVLVGISLATAGVAFLLHEVAHKVVAVHYDQVAEFRADHGMLFLAVMSAFLGFIFAAPGAVHHRGRLTPREHGHIALAGPAVNLGLSVLFAPVLVIGFATQSTIVSVLGARGVAINLFLAAFNLIPYGPLDGKTVIGWNKPVWAACFVVSAVATAGFLMSGAGAYAF; via the coding sequence ATGAGTCGGCCACACGGCGGCCGCGGCGTCCGTATCGGCGGCCTCCAGTTCAGCCGCACCGAGCTGCGGGACCTCCTCGTCGCCTGGATCGCGCTCGGCGTTGCGTTCGCCGTCTTCTTCGAGGGCGGAGCGAGGGCACTCAGTGCGCTGTTATCCCCGGTCGGAGTCGTGTTGGTCGGCATCAGCCTGGCGACGGCCGGCGTCGCGTTCCTCCTCCACGAGGTCGCCCACAAGGTCGTCGCGGTCCATTACGATCAGGTGGCCGAGTTCCGGGCGGACCACGGGATGTTGTTCCTCGCGGTGATGTCGGCGTTCCTCGGATTCATCTTTGCGGCACCCGGCGCGGTCCACCATCGAGGGCGGCTGACGCCGCGGGAACACGGACACATCGCGCTGGCGGGTCCTGCGGTGAACCTCGGCCTCAGCGTGCTTTTCGCGCCGGTCCTCGTGATCGGCTTCGCGACCCAATCCACGATCGTCTCGGTGCTCGGCGCGCGCGGCGTCGCGATCAATCTCTTTCTCGCGGCGTTCAACCTGATCCCGTACGGTCCCCTCGACGGGAAGACCGTGATCGGCTGGAACAAGCCGGTCTGGGCCGCCTGTTTCGTCGTCTCGGCGGTCGCGACGGCCGGATTCCTGATGAGCGGCGCCGGCGCGTACGCGTTCTAG
- a CDS encoding type II secretion system F family protein produces MIRFLPLVALAAALGVLIAPTVSRRAGLFVSRLALSLFGDYVADESPRKQEQRTLLRSAHASATHRVYASKTLLYAGAAGIAGGILGIYVAAGALYALEVGGDRIEAALPTGLAFLADLARLSTIGVGELFLLLVFFSGTLGATSALAVYYVRWLVLDQRAHDRGARIDATLPRTVAFVYALSRSGMTFPTVMNTLAENEDVYGEAATELSVAVRDMNTFGTDVLTALRRVAHHTPSENLEEFAENLASVLGSGRSISEFLNDQYERYQEESEAQQEQYLELLSTFAEAYVTVLVAGPLFFITILVVVGLVIRDTVPILQVVVYAGIPLASAGFIVYVDSVTQPVDDSTTAPVGSAGTDDPPSASPVEDSAGPSDRATGTRPDGGPASAADGTTDDRWRTDRERLAQYDRLQRVLGWARRPTRLLLWHPYTSLAITVPLAVVWVWSTATPIPTESLDALVRGVDDALVQSTIFVLAVYAVLYEVQSRRTARMEAAVPDFLDRLASINEAGMTVVESLDRVRRSDLDDLTPELERTWRDVEWGANVESALYRMERRIKSPLVSRSIALIVNAMRASGDIAPVLNIAADEARATRQLRRERKQVMLTYLIVIYISFLVFLGIIASLTLAFIPAIEGADLTGSTAGMGGVASGVGGGIADGLGDANVAGYELIFYHAAVIQGVCSGLIAGQLGEGDLRDGVKHAVVLLAATYLVAVAIGLI; encoded by the coding sequence ATGATCCGTTTCCTTCCGCTCGTGGCGTTGGCGGCCGCGCTCGGCGTGCTGATCGCTCCCACGGTGAGTCGACGTGCTGGACTGTTCGTCTCCCGACTCGCGCTGTCGCTGTTCGGTGACTACGTCGCCGACGAGAGCCCACGCAAGCAGGAGCAGCGTACGCTGTTGCGGTCGGCACACGCGAGTGCTACCCACCGCGTCTATGCCTCGAAGACGCTGCTGTACGCCGGCGCCGCCGGGATCGCGGGCGGGATACTGGGGATCTACGTTGCCGCGGGCGCCCTGTACGCCCTCGAGGTCGGAGGTGACCGGATCGAGGCAGCGCTGCCGACGGGACTCGCGTTCCTCGCCGACCTCGCTCGGCTCTCGACGATCGGGGTCGGCGAGCTGTTCCTCCTGTTGGTGTTCTTCTCCGGAACGCTGGGCGCGACGTCGGCGCTCGCCGTCTACTACGTCCGGTGGCTCGTGCTCGACCAGCGCGCACACGACCGCGGCGCCCGGATCGACGCGACGCTGCCGCGGACGGTCGCGTTCGTCTACGCGCTCTCCCGGTCCGGAATGACGTTCCCGACGGTGATGAACACCCTCGCCGAGAACGAGGACGTCTACGGCGAGGCGGCGACCGAACTGAGCGTCGCCGTCCGGGACATGAACACCTTCGGAACCGACGTCCTCACGGCGCTGCGTCGCGTCGCTCACCACACGCCGAGCGAGAACCTCGAGGAGTTCGCCGAGAACCTGGCGTCAGTGCTCGGGTCCGGGCGGTCGATCTCGGAGTTCCTCAACGACCAGTACGAACGCTACCAGGAGGAGTCGGAGGCACAACAGGAGCAGTACCTCGAGCTCCTGTCCACGTTCGCGGAGGCGTACGTCACGGTGTTGGTCGCAGGGCCACTCTTTTTCATTACGATCCTCGTCGTCGTCGGGCTCGTCATTCGAGACACCGTCCCGATCCTCCAAGTCGTCGTCTACGCGGGAATCCCGCTCGCCAGCGCCGGTTTCATCGTCTACGTGGACAGCGTAACGCAGCCGGTCGACGATTCGACGACCGCCCCGGTCGGCTCCGCCGGAACGGACGACCCGCCATCCGCGAGCCCCGTCGAGGACTCCGCCGGTCCGTCGGACCGGGCGACCGGAACGCGACCCGACGGTGGCCCCGCATCCGCCGCGGACGGGACCACCGACGACCGGTGGCGAACGGACCGCGAACGGCTCGCGCAGTACGACCGGCTCCAGCGCGTCCTCGGTTGGGCTCGTCGGCCGACGCGGCTGCTGTTGTGGCACCCGTACACCTCGCTGGCCATAACCGTTCCACTGGCCGTGGTCTGGGTCTGGTCGACGGCAACTCCGATCCCAACCGAATCGCTCGACGCGCTGGTTCGCGGGGTCGACGATGCGCTCGTTCAGTCGACGATCTTCGTGCTCGCGGTCTATGCCGTGTTATACGAGGTACAGAGCCGACGAACCGCCCGGATGGAGGCGGCGGTCCCGGACTTCCTGGATCGGTTGGCGTCGATCAACGAGGCCGGAATGACGGTCGTCGAGAGCCTTGACCGCGTTCGCCGGTCCGATCTCGACGATCTCACCCCGGAACTCGAACGGACCTGGCGGGACGTCGAGTGGGGCGCCAACGTGGAGTCGGCCCTGTATCGGATGGAGCGACGCATCAAGTCGCCGCTCGTCTCCCGTTCGATCGCGTTGATCGTGAACGCGATGCGGGCCAGCGGGGACATCGCGCCGGTTCTCAACATCGCCGCCGACGAGGCGCGGGCGACCCGGCAGCTCCGGCGCGAGCGAAAGCAGGTGATGTTGACCTACCTGATCGTGATATACATCTCCTTTCTCGTGTTCCTCGGGATCATCGCTTCGCTGACGCTCGCGTTCATTCCGGCGATCGAGGGGGCGGATCTCACGGGGTCGACGGCGGGAATGGGCGGGGTCGCGAGTGGCGTCGGCGGCGGAATCGCCGACGGGCTCGGCGACGCGAACGTGGCTGGGTACGAGCTGATCTTCTATCACGCGGCGGTCATTCAGGGCGTCTGTTCCGGACTGATCGCCGGCCAGCTCGGCGAAGGAGACCTCCGCGACGGAGTCAAACACGCGGTCGTCCTGCTCGCGGCGACGTACCTCGTTGCGGTCGCGATCGGTCTGATCTAG
- a CDS encoding TraB/GumN family protein — protein sequence MPDTPEEPDDRLGGSSGDQSPSASVREPDVGDGTDAGQPGGDATPTDGDAEPGSVTVVGTAHVSSESVTEVEETIERERPDVVAVELDEGRYRQLQGETPDDLDASDLLKGNTVFQFLAYWMLSYVQTQLGDRFDIEPGADMMAAVETAQSLGIDVALVDRDIQTTMQRFWARMTIAEKLRMVGGLAFGVTDSRIVGILVGLLVGLLVGPAIGLFGGSIGITDAVLLRVAGGALVGAVIAYLVDALGSRALDPESRLVAALGAGLAAAGVVAATGVLDGVLTAWLGPFTIRAIGSLGLGLIGGVTLGLFAAGVLSLFGELEPTDEGGIEELELSELTDADAVTMMMEEFRQFSPGGAEALIDERDAYIAHRLVALRDRGFDVVAVVGAGHRRGIESYLEDPATLPLAADLVGTERARNHRIPWGTIIGYAISIAFIGFFVLLAMAGVGNEFLLRLFAAWFAINAVFAFTFAKLAGARWTSAGVGGAVAWMTSINPMLAPGWFAGWVELRSLSVNVSDVATLNELLSDETKPVTQILAEMFDVPLFRLIMVVAMTNVGSIVASFLFATYLLPLFGAEIGGIDGVSRLMIEGARNSADAIWAAVTTQ from the coding sequence ATGCCCGACACGCCCGAGGAACCGGACGATCGACTCGGCGGATCGTCCGGTGACCAGTCACCGTCCGCGTCCGTCCGTGAGCCGGACGTCGGGGACGGAACCGACGCGGGCCAGCCAGGCGGAGACGCGACGCCAACCGACGGCGACGCCGAGCCCGGATCGGTGACCGTGGTCGGCACGGCTCACGTCTCAAGCGAGAGCGTGACCGAGGTCGAGGAGACGATCGAACGCGAGCGACCGGACGTCGTCGCCGTCGAGCTCGACGAGGGTCGGTACCGACAGCTCCAGGGCGAAACGCCCGACGATTTGGACGCGAGCGACCTCCTCAAGGGGAACACCGTCTTCCAGTTCCTCGCCTACTGGATGCTGTCGTACGTTCAGACCCAGCTCGGCGACCGGTTCGACATCGAACCCGGCGCGGATATGATGGCGGCCGTCGAGACCGCGCAGTCGCTGGGGATCGACGTCGCGCTCGTCGATCGTGACATTCAGACGACGATGCAGCGGTTCTGGGCCCGAATGACGATCGCCGAGAAGCTCCGGATGGTCGGCGGTCTCGCGTTCGGCGTGACCGACTCCCGGATCGTCGGCATTCTCGTCGGCCTCCTCGTGGGCTTGCTTGTCGGTCCCGCCATCGGTCTGTTCGGCGGATCGATCGGGATCACCGACGCCGTGCTGCTCCGGGTTGCCGGCGGTGCCCTCGTCGGCGCCGTGATCGCGTATCTGGTCGATGCCCTCGGATCTCGTGCGCTGGACCCCGAATCGCGGCTCGTCGCCGCGCTGGGTGCCGGGCTGGCGGCCGCGGGGGTCGTCGCGGCCACGGGCGTCCTCGATGGCGTCCTGACCGCGTGGCTGGGACCGTTCACGATCCGCGCGATCGGCAGCCTCGGCCTCGGCCTGATCGGCGGCGTGACGCTGGGCCTGTTTGCCGCCGGCGTGCTCAGCCTGTTCGGGGAACTCGAGCCGACCGACGAGGGGGGCATCGAGGAGTTGGAGCTCTCGGAGCTGACCGACGCCGACGCCGTCACGATGATGATGGAGGAGTTTCGGCAGTTCTCTCCCGGGGGCGCCGAGGCGCTCATCGACGAGCGGGACGCCTACATCGCCCATCGACTCGTCGCGCTCCGGGACCGCGGTTTCGACGTCGTCGCCGTCGTCGGTGCCGGCCATCGACGGGGGATCGAGTCGTATCTCGAGGACCCCGCAACGCTGCCGCTGGCGGCCGACCTCGTCGGAACCGAGCGGGCACGGAACCACCGAATCCCGTGGGGAACGATCATCGGCTATGCGATCTCGATCGCCTTCATCGGGTTCTTCGTCCTGCTTGCGATGGCGGGGGTCGGCAACGAGTTCCTCCTCCGGCTGTTCGCGGCGTGGTTCGCGATCAACGCCGTCTTCGCGTTCACGTTCGCGAAGCTCGCGGGCGCCCGGTGGACGTCCGCCGGCGTCGGCGGCGCGGTCGCGTGGATGACGTCGATCAACCCGATGCTCGCGCCGGGCTGGTTCGCCGGCTGGGTGGAGCTGCGAAGCCTCTCGGTCAACGTGAGCGACGTCGCCACGCTGAACGAGCTGCTGTCCGATGAGACCAAACCCGTGACGCAGATACTCGCCGAGATGTTCGACGTGCCCCTCTTCCGGCTGATCATGGTCGTCGCGATGACGAACGTCGGCAGCATCGTCGCCAGCTTTCTGTTCGCGACGTATCTCCTGCCGCTGTTCGGCGCCGAGATCGGCGGGATCGACGGCGTCTCACGGCTGATGATCGAAGGAGCACGAAACAGCGCGGACGCGATCTGGGCGGCGGTGACGACGCAATGA
- a CDS encoding CBS domain-containing protein, translating into MDLPTPQDLRERRNALGLTQSALAESAGVSQPLIARIEGGDVDPRLSTLRRIVNALEEAEGEVVRARDLMHETVISVAPDDAAGEAVALMEREAYSQLPVLQNGVPVGSISQGDIVHAGENVGELPVSEVMSESFPTVAPEATVDELRNLLDHYKAVMVTDGGETVGIITEADIAAHLS; encoded by the coding sequence ATGGACTTACCCACGCCACAGGATCTCCGGGAGCGCCGCAACGCGCTGGGACTGACCCAAAGCGCCCTCGCGGAGTCGGCCGGCGTCTCACAGCCCCTCATCGCCCGGATCGAGGGAGGGGACGTCGACCCGCGGCTCTCGACGCTTCGGCGGATCGTCAACGCCCTCGAGGAGGCGGAGGGCGAGGTCGTCAGAGCCCGCGATCTGATGCACGAAACCGTCATCAGCGTCGCCCCGGACGACGCCGCCGGGGAGGCGGTTGCGCTGATGGAGCGGGAGGCGTACTCACAGCTCCCCGTCCTCCAAAACGGCGTCCCGGTCGGCTCGATCAGCCAGGGTGACATCGTCCACGCCGGCGAAAACGTCGGCGAGTTGCCCGTCAGCGAGGTGATGAGCGAGTCGTTCCCGACCGTCGCACCCGAGGCGACCGTCGACGAGCTCCGCAACCTCCTCGACCACTACAAAGCCGTGATGGTCACCGACGGCGGCGAGACCGTCGGGATCATCACCGAGGCGGACATCGCCGCGCATCTGTCCTAG
- a CDS encoding DUF555 domain-containing protein translates to MSNYLVAMEAAWLVRDVEDIDDAIGVAVSEAGKRLNETDKQYVEVEVGATPCPACGEPFDSAFIAAGTALVGLLLEIEIFNADGEEHASRIAKSEVGGALRDVPLEVIEIVETEADEAE, encoded by the coding sequence ATGAGCAACTACCTGGTCGCGATGGAGGCCGCCTGGTTGGTTCGAGACGTCGAGGACATCGATGACGCCATCGGCGTCGCGGTCAGCGAGGCCGGCAAACGACTCAACGAGACCGACAAACAGTACGTCGAGGTCGAAGTGGGTGCGACCCCGTGTCCCGCCTGTGGCGAGCCCTTCGACTCGGCGTTCATCGCCGCCGGCACCGCGCTCGTCGGTCTCCTCCTGGAGATCGAGATCTTCAACGCGGACGGCGAGGAGCACGCCTCCCGGATCGCGAAAAGCGAGGTCGGCGGCGCGCTCCGTGACGTTCCCCTGGAGGTCATCGAGATCGTCGAAACCGAGGCCGACGAGGCCGAGTAA